The genomic interval CCGGGGATGCCGAGCCGGTCGAGGGCGGCGACGTAGGGGCCGTCCTCCACCACCTCGGGGGAGTTCCAGGGGACGAGGGCGACGATGACGGCCATCGAGCCGACGTAGAAGAGGGCGATGCGCCACATCGCGGTGCGCACCGCGCGCGCCACGCCCCGGACCGGGTCCTGCGACTCGGCGGCCGCGATGGTCACGGTCTCCAGGCCGCCGTACGCGAAGACGGACGCGAGCAGGCCGACGACCAGGCCCTCGGCGCCGTTGGGCAGCAGCTCGGTGAGGTGGGAGCCGCCCGGCGAGTCGGTGCCGGGCAGCACACCGGCGAGCGCCAGCACGCCGAGGACGAGGAACAGGGTGATCGCGCCGACCTTGAGGGCGGCGAACCAGAACTCGAACTCGCCGAAGTTCTTCACCGCGGCGAGGTTGGTCCCGCAGAACACCACCATGAACAGCGCCACCCAGGCCCACTCGGGCGTGCCCGGCAGCCAGCCGCTGACGATCTGCGCGGCGCCGATGCCCTCCAGGCCGACCGCGGTGCACAGCAGCACCCAGAACGCCCAGCCCGCGGTGAACCCGGCCCAGGGCCCGATGGCCCGCTCGGCGTGGGAGGAGAAGGACCCGGAGGAGGGGTACGCGGCCGACATCTCGCCCAGCATCCGCATCACCAGCATGACCAGCAGGCCGGAGAGAGCGTAGGCGATCACGATGGAGGGGCCGGCGGCGGCGATGCCCGCGCCGGAACCGACGAACAGTCCCGCGCCGATCACCCCGCCGAGGGCGATCATCGACAGGTGGCGCTGCTTGAGACCGTGCGAGAGGGAGGCGCCCTCGGCGTCCGGGGGCGTCTCGGCCGTGGTGGGGGGCATGGGTGCGGCTCGTCCAAGGGGGAGACGACAAAAACGCCCCCAGTCTGGGCGGCCGCCCGGCGATCACGGGGCGGCCGCCCAGCATATGGACGGCAATCAAGCGGAGGGTCACAGTCCGATCACTGCGGGGTGGCCGTCACACGACGCCGGGCGTCCGGCCCACGCGGCCGGACCACGGCGCGGACCGCTGCCCGGACCGTGACCGGCGGACGGGACGGCGCCCCCGGACACCGCCGCCCGCGTTGGCGGATCCCTACAGCCGCCGCCGCACCGGGCCGTGTCGGCGACACCACGTCACCCCAGTGACCGGTGTCACCTCCCGCGAGGTGTGGCCCCCCTCCTTTGTCCGGAGCCCACCAACTCCCTGTTCGCGCCTTTGTCGAGCGCTGCTGGTGATCGGCGCGGGGGCGCCGGTATAGCGTCGCCGTGTTCCCCTTGCCCTCACTCCGGGAGTCCCCATGAGCACTGCCACCGTCACCACCGCCCGGCCCGGACAGGTCCTCGCCGACCTCGTCCCCGCCTCCCGCGTCCGGGACGCGGCCCTCGTGCTCGGCGGCGCCGCGCTCACCGGTCTCGCCGCCCAGATCGCGGTGCCCGTGCCCGGCTCCCCGGTGCCGGTGACCGGCCAGACCTTCGCGGCGCTGCTCGTCGGCACCACCCTCGGCGCCCGCCGCGGCTTCGCCTCCCTCGCCGTGTACGCGCTGGTGGGCATGGCGGGCGTGCCGTGGTTCGCGGAGGGCAGGTCCGGGATGGGCATGCCGTCCTTCGGCTACGTCCTCGGCATGCTGCTGGCGTCCGTCGTCGTGGGCGCCCTCGCCCGCCGCGGCGCCGACCGCTCCGCCTGGCGCACGGCCGGCACCATGCTGCTCGGCTCGGCGGTCATCTACGCCGTCGGCGTGCCGTACCTGGCCCTGGCCACCGGGATGTCCGCCTCCGCCGCGATCGCGGCCGGCCTGACCCCGTTCCTCATCGGTGACGCGCTCAAGGCGGCGCTCGCGATGGGCCTGCTGCCCACCGCCTGGAAGCTCGTCGACAAGCGCTGACGACTCCCTCGCACGCCGAAGGGCCCGGCGGGCGCCTCCGCAGGCGCCCGCCGGGCCCTTCCGTCGCTTCAGGAGCGGGGCCGGCCCGCCCGCGCCCCGTCCCGGTCCGGGACGGCGGCCCGCCGTCCGCGGCTCACGCTTTTCGCGCGTCCCACCCCGCGCCGCTTCCCCGCACCGGCCGTGTCACACTCGACGCATGCGCGTGTATCTCGGCTCCGACCATGCGGGCTACGAACTGAAGAACCACCTCGTCGAGTGGCTCGAGGAGGCGGGACACGAGCCCGTCGACTGCGGCCCGCACCTCTACGACGCCCAGGACGACTACCCGCCGTTCTGCCTCCGCGCCGCGGAGCGGACCGCCGCGGACCCCGGCTCCCTCGGCATCGTGATCGGCGGCTCCGGCAACGGCGAGCAGATCGCCGCCAATAAGGTCAAGGGCGTACGGGCCGCCCTCGCGTGGAGCGAGCAGACCGCCGCCCTGGGCCGCGAGCACAACGACGCCAACGTGGTCGCCGTGGGCGCGCGCATGCACACCCGGGAAGAGGCGACCAAGTTCGTCGAGATCTTCCTCAACACCCCGTTCTCGGGCGACGAGCGCCACATCCGCCGGATCGACATGCTCTCCTCCTACGAGACCACCGGCGACCTCCCCCCGATCCCGGCGCACCACCCGCAGCAGTAAGGACCGCGAGCAGGCAGCGAAGCGAGCGAGGGGGACCGTGCCCGAGGGACACACCATCCACCGGCTGGCCGAGGACTACGCCAAGGCCTTCCCGGCGAGCTCGCCCCTGCGCGTCACCAGCCCCCAGGGCAAGTTCAGCGACGCCGCGGCCCTCCTCGACCGCACCCCGCTGCGCACCACCGACGCCCACGGCAAGCACCTCTTCCTGGGCTTCGGCGACCCCGGGCGCCCCGAGTGGGTGCACATCCACCTCGGCCTCTTCGGCAAGGTCACCTTCGGCCCCGCCCCGGCGCCGCCGCCCACCGACACCGTGCGGCTGCGCCTGGCCGGCGACGGCGCGTACGTCGACCTGCGCGGACCCACCACCTGCGCCCTGATCACGGAACCCGAGAAGCGGGCGGTACACGACCGGCTCGGCCCGGACCCGCTCCGGCCCGACGCCGACCCCGAGCGCGCGTACCGCAGGATCAGCCGCAGCCGCACCACGATCGCCGCGCTCCTCATGGACCAGAAGGTCGTCGCCGGCGTGGGCAACGTCTACCGCGCCGAGGTGCTCTTCCGGCACGGCATCGACCCCTACCGGGCCGGCAAGGACATCACCCGGGAGCAGTGGGACGCGATCTGGGACGACCTGGTCGCGCTGATGCGGGAGGGCGTCCGCACCAACCGCATCGACACCGTCCGCCCCGAGCACACCCCCGAGGCCATGGGCCGCCCGCCGCGCGTCGACGACCACGGCGGCGAGGTGTACGTCTACCGCCGGGCGAACCGGCCCTGCCACATCTGTGGCGGCGAGATCCGCACCGCCGATCTCGCCGCCCGCAACCTCTTCTGGTGCCCGGGCTGCCAGCGCCCCTGACCCGCCCCGGGTCAGAAGCCGTGCGGCAGCCACGGCGCCGGGTCGCTGCCGAAGGCGAGGGACGCCTCGGCCAGCGCGCCGCCCCGCAGCTCGCGCACCCGTCCGGCCGCCGCCAGCGCGGTCAGGCTCACCCCGCCCAGGTAGGCGGCGCCCAGGTCCCGCACGGACAGAGCGAGTTCGGCCGTGTCCCGGGTGCGCTCGCAGGACGCCCCCTTGGCGTCCCCGCTCAGCCGCCAGCGCCCCGCGTTCCACGGGCAGAAGGCGTCCTCCACCTCCAGCACCACGTCCACGGGGGTCCGGTACGTGCGCGCCGCCAGCGCCGCTGCGACCTCCACCGGCCGCACGTAGAGCGCGTCCCGGCGGGCCGGACGGCAGCGCCGTATGTCCGACACCAGGTACTGCCAGCCCTCGTCGACCGGCCGCCCCCGGGCCACCAGCGACGACGTCAGGTCGATCTCGAACAGGAACCGCCACAGCGCCGCATCCGCCGCCGGGTCCAGCGACTCCAGGGCGCTCAGCACCACCTGGCCCTCGGGCCCGCCCGGATCCCAGGACGGCTTCACCCGGAACCGCGCGTACCCGACGCTCTCCCCGTCGCGCTCGGCGACCACGCACTGCAGCGGCGACGCACCGCCCCGCTCGCTCGCCGGGTCGAGCAGTCCGACCCGCTCCCAGCCGGGCCGCCGCGCCAGCATCCCGGGCCGGCCGGGCACCAGCCGGGCGTAGATCCCCTCGCAGACGTCCAGCACCTCGGCGGGCTCCGCGTACCGCACGTGTACGTCATCCGTGCCGTCCGGCACCGTCAGACCCGTGCGCACGGTGTCGATCTCCGCGTCCAGCTGGAAGGTGGCCGCTCCGTAGCCGAACCGGCCGTAGATCGCCGGCTCCGACGCCGTGAGCACCGCCAGCGGCTCGCCCCAGGAGCGGACGTCGTCCAGCTGCCGCCGCATCATCGACGTCAGCACCCCGCGCCGCCGGTGCGTGGCCGCCACGCTCACCATGGTGACGCCCGCGGCCGGCACCGAGGCCCCGCCGGGCACCGTCAGCCGGAACGAGAAGGCGCCCGCGGTCCCCACGCACCGGTCACCGTCCCAGACGGCCAGCGAACGCTCGAACTCGGTGAGGGAGCGCCACAGTTCCCGCTCCTCGTCCGACTCCGGGACGCCGCCGAAGGCACGCACGAGGTTCCCGTACATCATGTCCCACTCGTCCGGCCGCAGGGCCCGCAGCTCGGGCGCGCGGCCCGTCCGATCGTTCGTCATGAGGCATGCCTACCAGGGCTCCGCGATCCGGGCGAGGCAATTTCCGCCGCCCCGGTCCCAGAACGCCCCCGCGTGAAGTTCACTGTGAGTCAGGTCCCCGTCCGAGGGGACAAGCTGGACCTCCCGTGCCAAGCGGCCGGTTGGATGGATAGGGTCCCGAACTGATGGCAGCAGGACGAGAGCGGCGCGCGGCGGCCGAGACGTTCACGGCCCGGGTGAAGAAGCAGTGGCACCGGGTCCGCGTCGGCGTGCGCCGGGCCGCCGTCGACTGGTTCCGCGGCGACGGCTCCGACTGGATCGCGCTCGTCGGGCTGCTCCTCACCGTCCCGCTGATCACCGCCGGCACCCTCGCCAACTCCGTGTGGTGCGCGCCGGCCGCCCTGTGCGTCCCGATCGTCGCGGGCGGCCTGCTGCTGCGCCCGGCCAGCCTGCTCGGACTGTACGCGGCGGCGGCCACCGCGCTGATCGTGGAAGCCGTCCAACTCGGCCCGTACACCGAGGGCGTGGCCCGGGTCACCCCCGGCGTGGTCCTGGTCGTCGCGGCCTGCGGCTTCTTCGGCCTGCTCGTCGCGCAGTTCCGCAGCCGGGTCGGCGTGCCCTGGCGGCGCGGCGGCACCATGCTGTTCGACCTGCGCGAACGCATCCGGGTGCAGAGCAAACTGCCCAAACTGCCCTCGGGCTGGCACCGGGAGATGGCGCTGCGCCCGGCGGGCGGCCAGTCCTTCTCCGGCGACTTCGTGGTCGCGGCCCGCACCAACGGCGGACGCACCCTGGAGGTCGTCCTCACCGACGTCTCCGGCAAAGGCATGGACGCCGGATCGCGCGCCCTGCTGCTGTCCGGCGCCTTCGGCGGACTGCTCGGCAGCCTGCCCCCGCACGACTTCCTGCCCGCCGCCAACGGCTATCTCCTCCGCCAGGACTGGGACGAGGGGTTCGCCACCTCCATCCACCTCGTCCTCGACCTGGACTCCGGCGACTACGAGCTCTACTCCGCAGGACACCCGCCGGGCCTCCAGCTCAGCGCGGGCAGCGGCCGCTGGGAGGAGAAGGCGGCCGACGGCCCCCTGCTGGGCGTGTACGACGGCGCCCAGTTCGACCCGGTGAAGGGCTCGCTGCGCCCCGGTGACGTGCTGATGCTCTTCACGGACGGCCTGGTGGAGACCTCCGACCGGGACATGGTCGAGGGCATCGACCGGCTCACCGGCGAGGCCGACCGCTATGTCGCCGGAGGCTTCCACGACGCCGCCTGGCACCTCATCGAGGCCGTCGCCAAGGACGTCAACGACGACCGGGCGCTGCTGCTGATCTGCCGCGAGGGCCCCACCGCGGCCGCCGCCCGCTGAGCGGCGCCGGGCACACTGGAGACGTGGACCGGACACCGATCATGGACCTGGCCGAGGTCGAGGCCGCCGCCCGCGCCGCGCACGCCGGCCAGACCGACAAGGCGGGCCGCCCCTACGCCGGACACCTCCAGGCGGTCGCCGAGGGCGTACGGCGGCGCGGCGGCGACGACGAGCAGGTCGCGGCGGCCTGGCTGCACGACGCCGTGGAGGACGACAGGCTCAGCCACGCGTGGCTGGAGGAGGCGGCGCTCACCCGGCGCACCAAGGACATCGTGCGCGCCGTGACCAAGCGGTCCGGCGAGCCGCCCGAGGACTACGCGGCCCGCGTCCTGGCCACCCCGGGCGCGCTGCTGGTGAAGGAGGCGGACCTGGCGCACAACGCCGACCCGGCCCGCCTCGCCGTCCTCGACGACGCCACCCGCACCCGGCTGACGGCCAAGTACGCGCGGATGCGCGCCCTCCTCGGCCTGGCCTAGACGGAGACCTTCTCGCCGGGCGCGCGCACCTCGGCGGTCCGGGGCCGCTCACGGACCCGGACCGCTCCGCCCGCGTCCTGCCGGAACGCCCAGTCCATGCGCGGCTCCACCACGCACCGCAGCGCCCGCTGCACCGGCCGGGTGCACATCAGCGTCACCGCGGCGGCCGCGAAGAGGGTGAGGCCCAGCACACCGAGCGGCTCGCGCAGCGCGGGCTGGTCGTAGAAGTCCGTGTAGTTGCCCGCCCGCACCAGGAAGGCGTGCAGCAGATAGCCGTAGACCGTGCCCGCGCCGAGGGCCGTGAACCACATGCGGCGGCGCGGCACCCAGGCGAAG from Streptomyces sp. DH-12 carries:
- a CDS encoding DNA-formamidopyrimidine glycosylase family protein, whose translation is MPEGHTIHRLAEDYAKAFPASSPLRVTSPQGKFSDAAALLDRTPLRTTDAHGKHLFLGFGDPGRPEWVHIHLGLFGKVTFGPAPAPPPTDTVRLRLAGDGAYVDLRGPTTCALITEPEKRAVHDRLGPDPLRPDADPERAYRRISRSRTTIAALLMDQKVVAGVGNVYRAEVLFRHGIDPYRAGKDITREQWDAIWDDLVALMREGVRTNRIDTVRPEHTPEAMGRPPRVDDHGGEVYVYRRANRPCHICGGEIRTADLAARNLFWCPGCQRP
- a CDS encoding PP2C family protein-serine/threonine phosphatase, which produces MAAGRERRAAAETFTARVKKQWHRVRVGVRRAAVDWFRGDGSDWIALVGLLLTVPLITAGTLANSVWCAPAALCVPIVAGGLLLRPASLLGLYAAAATALIVEAVQLGPYTEGVARVTPGVVLVVAACGFFGLLVAQFRSRVGVPWRRGGTMLFDLRERIRVQSKLPKLPSGWHREMALRPAGGQSFSGDFVVAARTNGGRTLEVVLTDVSGKGMDAGSRALLLSGAFGGLLGSLPPHDFLPAANGYLLRQDWDEGFATSIHLVLDLDSGDYELYSAGHPPGLQLSAGSGRWEEKAADGPLLGVYDGAQFDPVKGSLRPGDVLMLFTDGLVETSDRDMVEGIDRLTGEADRYVAGGFHDAAWHLIEAVAKDVNDDRALLLICREGPTAAAAR
- a CDS encoding amino acid permease; the protein is MPPTTAETPPDAEGASLSHGLKQRHLSMIALGGVIGAGLFVGSGAGIAAAGPSIVIAYALSGLLVMLVMRMLGEMSAAYPSSGSFSSHAERAIGPWAGFTAGWAFWVLLCTAVGLEGIGAAQIVSGWLPGTPEWAWVALFMVVFCGTNLAAVKNFGEFEFWFAALKVGAITLFLVLGVLALAGVLPGTDSPGGSHLTELLPNGAEGLVVGLLASVFAYGGLETVTIAAAESQDPVRGVARAVRTAMWRIALFYVGSMAVIVALVPWNSPEVVEDGPYVAALDRLGIPGAGRLMDAVVLVALLSAMNANIYGASRIGYSLVERGQGPKLLGRVSGGVPRVAVLASSVFGFLCVLLSYWRPDDVFAWLLNMIGAVILVVWIFIAVSQLRLRRRLEREAPERLTVRMWAFPWLTWVALAGMATVFVLMAREPDTRVQLYSTGAMTLVLAAIGYAWQRTRGRR
- a CDS encoding HD domain-containing protein; translation: MDLAEVEAAARAAHAGQTDKAGRPYAGHLQAVAEGVRRRGGDDEQVAAAWLHDAVEDDRLSHAWLEEAALTRRTKDIVRAVTKRSGEPPEDYAARVLATPGALLVKEADLAHNADPARLAVLDDATRTRLTAKYARMRALLGLA
- a CDS encoding GNAT family N-acetyltransferase; amino-acid sequence: MTNDRTGRAPELRALRPDEWDMMYGNLVRAFGGVPESDEERELWRSLTEFERSLAVWDGDRCVGTAGAFSFRLTVPGGASVPAAGVTMVSVAATHRRRGVLTSMMRRQLDDVRSWGEPLAVLTASEPAIYGRFGYGAATFQLDAEIDTVRTGLTVPDGTDDVHVRYAEPAEVLDVCEGIYARLVPGRPGMLARRPGWERVGLLDPASERGGASPLQCVVAERDGESVGYARFRVKPSWDPGGPEGQVVLSALESLDPAADAALWRFLFEIDLTSSLVARGRPVDEGWQYLVSDIRRCRPARRDALYVRPVEVAAALAARTYRTPVDVVLEVEDAFCPWNAGRWRLSGDAKGASCERTRDTAELALSVRDLGAAYLGGVSLTALAAAGRVRELRGGALAEASLAFGSDPAPWLPHGF
- a CDS encoding ribose-5-phosphate isomerase, whose amino-acid sequence is MRVYLGSDHAGYELKNHLVEWLEEAGHEPVDCGPHLYDAQDDYPPFCLRAAERTAADPGSLGIVIGGSGNGEQIAANKVKGVRAALAWSEQTAALGREHNDANVVAVGARMHTREEATKFVEIFLNTPFSGDERHIRRIDMLSSYETTGDLPPIPAHHPQQ
- a CDS encoding biotin transporter BioY; the encoded protein is MSTATVTTARPGQVLADLVPASRVRDAALVLGGAALTGLAAQIAVPVPGSPVPVTGQTFAALLVGTTLGARRGFASLAVYALVGMAGVPWFAEGRSGMGMPSFGYVLGMLLASVVVGALARRGADRSAWRTAGTMLLGSAVIYAVGVPYLALATGMSASAAIAAGLTPFLIGDALKAALAMGLLPTAWKLVDKR